Sequence from the Salvelinus alpinus chromosome 27, SLU_Salpinus.1, whole genome shotgun sequence genome:
gccagtaGTGCAccaggttgccatttgggacttagaaGACTACTGTAGGAAGAAGGGAGTCTGGTGGTCCTGGCATACAAGACTGGAGGACACTGTTTTGGGGGCAGATATGCCAACCTGTATTATTCAATCCACTGGGTGGCTATTAGTAATTCACTCCCACTCATGTATGGTATTGCTCCTGCCTTGGCAATCATTGCAGTTATGATCTACATCTTTCTCTTGTTACAATTGAAATGTTTGTTTTGAACATTTGTATAAATGTCAATCATTTAAGTGGAATGTATTTCATAGAAATTTTGTTAATGTATAATAGAATTGCACTGTCCCCCCAGCATTTGCTTGCTTTGAGAAATTACATGAATGGTCTGCAGACATTTTCCCATAATACGTTTAATTTTCTTACAATCCAGACCTTATTTTAATCACAGTGCGTTTAGATTTGAAAGGCAATAAAAAATCAGAAGCACCAACGTGAATAACCACTCATTCTTTTAGACAGACCAAACAAGCccatattttttcttcttctaatacGACGTTtcaaaaataaacagaaaaaaCATGACAGGTAGTGTTTCTACAGGCTAGTGCTGTATGTCCAAACTATCATATAGGACTTGTGTAGGTTGAATCAAGGGTGGACAACTCTGGTCGAGTAGGGAAGCTTCTGCAAAGTATGATTTGGGTTATTGGGTAGATACAATGTCACCACATTGGCTATCCTGAGAATAGCTTGAGGTTTCAGTAACTGTAGTCAGTTGTATCTTGTTAACCAATAGTACTTTCGGTAGGAGAAAATTGATCAAAATGAGCATTCCTATGAGTTCAGGTAGTAACTCCATCTGATGCCTTCTGAACGTGATCCTTTGTAGACACTGCATCTTCTGAGGACCCAAGTTGTTAATGGGTGCAACATAGTAAAAATAGATGAAGTTGAAACGGGGTGGAGTGAAAGATAATAGTTCAGTTAAAATGTAATGTGAGCCACTAAAAACACCCAGTCCAAAACCCAAGTAGATGATCCTTTATAGCAGCCCCACCCCAGTGCacatttttgccctagcactacacagctgattctattaaccaactcatcaagctttgattatttgaatcagctgtgtagtacaagggcaaaaaccaaaacaggCACCCCAGAACAAAGTTTGGGGAACCCTGCTTtatagcaggggtgtcaaactcattacaTAGAGGGCCTAGTCTGTTGGTTTTTGctttcaattaagccctagacaaccaggtgaggggagttccttactaatcaagGACAAGGGAAGAGCACAAACCCGCATACATTTGGGCCTCTACAATGAGTGACACATGCTGTATAGTCAAGGACAAAaatcagggttgtgttcattaggaaaCAAACAGAACTGATAAGCATGGAAGGATTACCTGGACAAATTTGTATTTTCTGTTgggctgggttgtgttcattaaggCACACACAAAGCGTATCCTAACAGAAAATACAAATTTGTCCAGGTAATCCTTCCATGCTTATCAGTTCTGTTTGtttcctaatgaacacaacccagcccAATTCCCTTTCGGTCAGGTCACTCGACGCAGCACATGCCACTTCCCTGTGTTGGGAGGAAGGTCAAATAAACCTTCTGTACATTCATTACTGTGCTAATGTAGATGGAACATTAAATCAAAACTTATTCAGAATAGTTCCATCTTGAATCAATTGGAAACGTTTAAAAATATGGAGGTTGACCTCCCATCAACACAAAGAGTAGCCAAAGATGATTTCAAAACAAGGTTCAAATTAAATTAGTATTTTGCAGAATTGCTTAAGGACACTACCTGCCATATAAATTAATGTGGCACAGACATCCAAGATCATATAGGTTAGCCAAATTTGTCCCATTGCTCATTTCAAGATAGGAAGTTATCTTTGTTGGCAGTGAACATTTTCCTCGTAACTTACATATGTGAAGGATTCCACAACTCATCGATCATTATTGAACATACATTTCCACATAAATGTCTTACAAAAAAGGGACCAGGGATCCTCATAAAAAAGGCAATAACATTTTGACAATTTCATGTTATGTTTTTGTCACTTTATGGCACACAAGGACAACAAACAATGGCTGTAGTAGAAGATCGGTATTTTTCAAAAGCATGGTCCGTGTGCTTTGTGTGGACTTTCTTTGACTTTACTtggagggtggggggggagtCCTAAAAGGCACAAGATATTTATCTTATACAAAGACTGGATAGATGGACGAATCTCCGAAACACTTCCTAAATATTGCAAGTAATAGAATGACAAAAAAAGCATGTTATGTAGAAGGAAATTACTGAGCCAACACAGCAGTAAAtaacactacaaaatacattcAGACCAATAACAAAACAACACTGCAGTACTTATCTAAGAATCACTACTGGTCCACTAAGACAGTTTTTTAAAATGGCATCACATTCCTAAAACTGTCTGTACAAATTAGTTGACATGTCATATTTCACCTTACTTCGAGTCAGTAATAGTTTTGGGATGATGATTGAACCAATATGGCTCTCAACCTTTCCTCACAGAATTATTTGCTCAAAAAAAGTGGGACCTTGCAGTGAACGGATAAACCCTCAATGATTGGTGTCTATCATAGTCAGGTACTGTGGTGAGACCCTGGAGCACTTGGCACCCTTTGGTCCAGCCTTTGTTGAATGTAAGAAATCACAAATACAAAGGGTTGTGAAACACGTACCATTGTTCATCTCAAGAACAGCACatagcacacatacacatcaaCAAAACCACCACCAAACCCCCAAGTGAATTGCCTAGTGAAGACTGGTAGGCTTAACACTTCACACAGTGCACTAGTTGAGTGTTAAGCATCCTGTAGTTCAGGTGGGAGAGTAGTAGGCCGCCGCCTAGTTTGTGTGCAGCATGCACTAAGGCTGCTCACCCCGCCTCTGATATTATCCACCGTCTCAATCGGTTGGGACACTTTAGGTGTCAATCAGCTGCAGCCGGCTGATCTGATTGGACGCCTTGGCAAAGGTCTGGTGGCGGTTGCAGAGTACCGCCAGGCATACGGGCAGGATGCAGTAGCCCACCGTCTTGGGGTCGGCGCGCGTGCACGAGTAGAGGAAGAGGAACACCTGAAGGTAGGGCACGAGGAAGATGGTGACCCACACCCAGAAGGGCAAGAGGAACAGGCGAGTTTTGAGACTCTGGGTCCAGGTGGGCAGTGAGGCTGAGGATGGGGGCCCAGAGGATGCGGCGGGAGGCGTGTTGTCCCCTGCCAGAGGTCGCTGCTCCTGAGCCACCCGCTCCACGTGCTCCAGGGTGAGACGGTTGTATGTTTGGTCGATCTCAAAGACATAGTAGACGACAGCCACGCTAGCCAGAAGGTACAGCCCCACGCCGATCCATCCCATCCGCTGACGGAAGTTCATCATTCTCCATACTCCTCCCTGGAACACAAAAGGGCCTTAGTTTCGTAGTACTACTCAATAGCTTGCATTATGTATACCCATTTTCTTACCCAGTTGGCCACCCCTGGGTAAAAAAACATTTTGGCTACATTCAGTATGATATGTTTTACTGTAACAGTCAATTAAACAAAAACAGTGCTGTTCTGAACGACCAGTTAAaaaatgggtggggttgtggGTTGGGGAACGCTGTCAGCATGTCCGCTGCCCTTTAAATATGTCACgcattgcttcaagccacaccctGCCACCCCCACCAAACAGTAAATGTACCTCAAAGTCTGGGGCGTATTCAATACTCCGATtatgttgcaaaacatttcttaaaacggaacaaaacggggagggacctacctgaattagTCCAATAATGATTACATCCTTGATGAAGAACGTTCAATGTTTTGGGGAAATGTGACATTCAGTACACCATTATGCAACGTAGTAAACATTAAAATCAAACTGAATGCACCCCAGGAGAACCACCTAggccagcctggtctcagagtagATGTAAATCAGGGATACTCAAATTAGTATATGTTACATTTGGCAGCGTTTTCCACTAGCGCAAGCTGTCGCCTACACAGCCGGTTACAAACACATTTTCagctgggtactttttccacttaAATTAACTAGGCACATTTTTTACAATACAAAGTCATTAAAAAAAGTCAGCCGAGCCCTCTCCCGCTAGAATGAACGATATGTATCTTCTAGcgatctattgataggacaggcgcctgtcagtcacaaagtgAGCGATGGCGGGTTTGAcagtctgctgtctgtcccgcctcccagtacctgtgtgtgtgtgtgttgtgtacactGTGCTTGTAGCCAGTCAATCTGTAcacggagggagagagcatgatGCTCCTTCATCATCTATGTCAGTCAATTTGACCGTCCCATATAATGTGGTAACGATGAGTCAAAATCCACTTAGCCTACTGTTTTCTggcacattaatttattttattttgcgtGTTTCATATGCAGCCATGAAGGGTTGGAGCATAGTATTACTGTAAATTGATTGATGAACAGTAAGCTTGACTACTTTATAAATGGTGTTGAACTGACTGAATAAAGTCCATCTCATATCCTTCATAAATCATACAACGTAGTTATAGGCCCATGGCATCGCATCGGGACAAGTAAACTAAAGATCTTGTTTGTATTTTCGATATGAAATCCATCAGGACTTGCCAGACAGTGACGTAAAAGTGATTGACTCGTCAGTAGCCTACCGTATTGCATTTGTAAGAGAGACGTTCATTTGGCTCCCTAACTTGCATACCGGTAAGTTTTtgcagggatgcaaactggtgaggaCCCAAAAAGGTGACACTTTTTGTTACACTGAAATATGCAAAAAAAAATCCTtgctagggggaaatgcaggtttGAACAAAATTTTTCTTAAGACTTGTCATTTGtagtaaagtctaggcaacaaacaacaaagaatatgatccacatgatcagtctctgtgtgtaaaataaaaagtggttaatgtgaacctaactcacagcaaaaaaaaatgtaagaaaGCAACCCAAAGTTTGTTGCCTAGACTTTCCTACAAATGACAAGTCTtaagaaaaaaacaatacactaaaattgcagttagccatgacagtctttataatagaacgcttgtgaccacacccacacatcaccttctcacccgtctctgtggtcaggcttctcacctaacgtTACCGTTCAGGGGACGCGCTGCTGTACCTGCCAAGCTGCCTTTCCACTCTCCGGTGTCTTTCTAGAGCGCGTGCTAATGCTGTAACTAGCAAGttggttgtctcttctctcttcagtcGTATGCTGCGTTCTGTTATGTGAACGATTGGCTAagccttggatacagccagtaCAGCTCCAAACGCGCATCACTCGTTcgcttacagccagtagtgatccaaattttaaaataaaataaaacccttgaatgtgtaggtgtccaaacttttgactggtactgtacatacgttcacacacagtgtacaaaacattaggaacacctgcactTTCTATGAcatacagactgaccaggtgaaagttatgatcccttattgagctCACTTGTTAAATTCgtgtagacgaaggggaggagacacgttaaagaaggatttttaaaccttgagaaaacagacatggattgtgtatgtgtgccattcagagggtgaatggccaaGAGAAAATAtttaaagtgcctttgaacgggggtatggtagtaggtgccaggcacaccagtttcagtatgtcaagaactgtaacgctgccGGGTTTTTCAAGATTAACAGTTTCTtgcgtgtatcaagaatggtccaccacccaaaggacatccagccaacttgacaaaactgtgaaaagcattggagtcaacatgagccagcatccctatggaacgcttgacaccttgtagagtccatgcactgATGTATTGAGGATGTTTTGATTGCaaaagggtgtgcaactcaaCTTAGGAAGGcaccctaatgttttgtacactctcacacacagttTATTACATACACCACCCCATTCATGAAACTGGATCGCTCTTACAGACAGTGAGTTACGTGGCCATGGCTTACTATATAAAGCAGACAGAAAGACATCCAGTTACAGTTCatttgaacgttagaatgggcaaaacgagtgacctaagtaaCTTTGAGCGTGGTGTGAAGGAAATTTAATTAAATGAAGAAACAGTCTTGAAAATGTAAATCTTATCCTTGGTGTCGTAAACAATCCTTGATTCCTGCCTGTCCCTGGTAAAGATATGAGGGTGCGTCATGACCTTCTCCTTAGGACCATCTGGCAGAACGCCCAGAATATGTTCTTTAGGTTAAGATAGGAGACAGTGCCAGACACATGCTGGAACCAACCCTATGAACTATGCCTATGTAACATGTCTGTAACCAGTATATAAGGGAACTAACAAGACTGCCTCGTTAGAGCTCCTGTTCGACATGTGTACATGGTGCagtgagttggttggaacctctccaaaGCGCTGAGAATAAAGAATTattaatttaagattgacttcgagtgtcCCTGGTGTAGAATTTCTAAGACAATTTGGCATCACGAATAGAATTATTGAATCTACCTGCGGAGCTTTCCAGTGGGGGTCTGCGAGGAAAACTGGTGGCGCATTTTATGAAGCGTGAGGGAAATTTCCATGTGACCAAAAAGACCCGCACAGACCAGACCCTTACTGTGAGCTGTCCAGGAGACACACCATCCGCGAACAATTGAGGGAAGGCAACTGATTTCAgtaagtcaattgaaatcaatctgtatacattttttttaaggaTTAAAAAAAGGAATTAAATCAAGGCGAGTAACGCATAAAAAAGGTACCCATAGTCTTATAGAGAGAAGACCATTCACTAGTTTTAAGAGAAGACTAGAGCGAGGGCAACGCCCCGCTGACAGCTGCCTATAGGCATTTAGAATAAATTTTGATGTGATCTGCAGCTAGAAAAAAAAGAACGCAAGGTATTTTTGAGTATGTGTTATTTATATGTATAGCAAGTAACGGCAAGAGCACCGTTGGCGATACATATTGTGCATAGCAAGTAATGACAGAGAATCGTAGACGATGCACGTGGGTAATGAGACTTCCGAGTGTGTTTGGAAATAGTACTAAGTGAATGTGGATGTGAAAGTTATGTGATTGTGAGATATGGAATAATAAGCTGAAAGAAATGTGGTTAACAAAAACCGATTGAAATTTGGATAACAAACGATTGAAATTATTACCATTAGGAATTTGGATAATAAGAGGATTGAAATTGAGCTACTAAGTATTGAGTGAATGAGAGCTGTCAGGGCACTAGCTTACGTGTGAAAGAGGTGAATGAATGTCACAACCACTTCCATGTGAGCTGATTGGCAATGTTATATAGGGGTCTGTCCAACACCGCTGTTGGATCTACAGGTAGAGGATAACATGTCTCAGAAATCTCAGAGGACAACATGTTGTCTCGTTAGATACATGTTATCCTCTTACAATGAAACATGTTAACGAGGACAACATGACTTTAGATTGTATGAGGATAACATGTCTCATTAGTGGAGTTTGATGTATAAAGTTATTATATacggagatacagttgaagtcggaagtttacatacaccttagccaaatatatttaaactcagtttttcataattcctgacaattaatcccagtaaaaattccctgttttaggccagttgggatcaccactttattttaggaatgtgaaatgtcagaataatagtagagaatgatttatttaagctttttcctttcatcacattcccagtgggtcggaagtttacatgctaccaaatactaattgagtgtattgcctttaaattgtttaacttagatcaaacgtttctggtaggcttccacaagcttcccacaataagttgggtgaattttggcccattcctcctgacagagttggtgtaactgagtcaggtttgtaggactccttgctcacacatgctttttcagttctgcccacacattttctataggattgaggtcagggctttgtgatggccactccaataccttgactttgttgtccttaagcaattttgccacaattttggtgtctcacagtacggacattgcaatgtattgccctggccacatcattcttttggtgtttttcagagtcagtagaaaggcctctttagtctCCCCGTCAGACCTGCATCCCTTAGCGCATCCACCACGGCCTGTAACCTACAAAGATGTGACTCCCAACTGTTACTGTGCACAATTATGTCATCTAAATAAACAGCGGCGTACTCACTGTGCGGCCGCAGGACGTGGTCCATGAGtcgctgaaaggtcgctggttcccCGTGGAGCCCAAAAGGCAGAACCCGGTAGTGGTATAACCCCCCTGGGATGGAGAAGGCAGTCTTCTCCCGGGAGGCCGCTGCCAGTGGCACCTGCCAGTACCCCTTCGTCAGTTCCAAGGTGCTGACGTATCTCGCCATCCCCAAGCGGTCGATCAGTTCATCCACCCGGGGCATAGGGTAGGCATCAAACTTACTGACCTTGTTCAGGCCTCGGAAGTCATTACAGAAGCGGACGATCCGTCCGGTTTCGGAACCAGCACTATGGGGCTAGACCACTCACTGTAtgactcctccagtacccccatttCAAGCATCGTTGCCACTTCCCGCTGGACTGCCACCCTCCGGGCTTCTGGTATTCAGTATGGCCGTTTACGCACTTTTTCTCCCGGACGGGTGTGGATGTGATGTTCCACGAGATCTGTGCGCCCCGGCACCTCGGAGAACACGGCAGTATTCTGCTGGACCAACTCTCTGAGCTCTTCTCGTTGGGTCGGGCTGAGGTCTTCCCCCATTGCAACTTCGACCGAGGGCGGGGCATGCTGTGGCCGCGTCCACGTTACGCACAGCACCTCACGTGCGTGCCATTTCGTCAGTAAATTCACATGGTAAAGCTGGAGGGGTTTTTGTCCGCCCCGGTTGGCGGACCTTATAGTTGACGTCACCTACCCGCTCAACGATGTCGTAGGGCCCATGCCACGTAGCCAGGAATTTACTCTCTGTTGTAGGGATCAGCACCAAGACCTTCTCACCTGGTTGGAACTCTCGTGGTTGGGCCCCCCGGTTGTAGACACGCTCCTGGGCCATGTGCTCTCTCACCACTGGCCACATCGCCATcaccctctccctcatctcctccacaTGTTCTACTACGCtgcgaaggggggggggggggtggttggCTGTTCTTCCCAGACCTCCTTGGCTAGGTCCAGCAGCCCACAGGGCCGACGGCCATACAGGAGCTCAAAGGGGGAGAACCCCGTGGATGCTTGGGGGTAC
This genomic interval carries:
- the tmem251 gene encoding lysosomal enzyme trafficking factor; protein product: MMNFRQRMGWIGVGLYLLASVAVVYYVFEIDQTYNRLTLEHVERVAQEQRPLAGDNTPPAASSGPPSSASLPTWTQSLKTRLFLLPFWVWVTIFLVPYLQVFLFLYSCTRADPKTVGYCILPVCLAVLCNRHQTFAKASNQISRLQLIDT